The Sphingobium sp. JS3065 genome includes a region encoding these proteins:
- a CDS encoding type IV conjugative transfer system protein TraE encodes MLAQFSHERSQALLRQRNMFALTSAGLALAVVVTGGLAATRDREVVLLPTLRAPLTVSSAGASADYLEFVTRDAALMLLNRSPEGLDYWMAAILDLADPASHGRLKADLVRIVEEQRGSDVTQAFVIKSMTVDPKGLTSEVKGTLKTFVGAQVIASDDRRFRFTWTYRGLRLALAGFAQLPTDDKPKESQ; translated from the coding sequence ATGCTTGCCCAGTTTTCTCATGAACGCAGCCAGGCGCTGCTCAGGCAGCGTAACATGTTCGCGCTGACGAGTGCCGGTCTCGCCCTTGCGGTCGTCGTCACCGGCGGACTTGCTGCCACACGCGACCGCGAGGTTGTATTGCTCCCGACGTTGCGCGCGCCGCTGACAGTATCGAGCGCCGGCGCCAGCGCCGATTACCTCGAGTTTGTCACCCGCGATGCGGCGCTGATGCTGCTCAATCGCAGCCCTGAAGGCCTCGACTACTGGATGGCGGCGATCCTCGACCTTGCCGATCCGGCAAGCCACGGCCGCCTGAAGGCCGACCTGGTGCGGATTGTCGAGGAACAGCGCGGTTCCGATGTGACCCAGGCCTTCGTCATCAAGTCGATGACGGTTGATCCCAAAGGGCTGACTTCGGAGGTCAAGGGCACGCTCAAGACCTTTGTCGGTGCCCAGGTGATTGCCAGCGACGACCGGCGCTTCCGTTTCACCTGGACTTACCGGGGCCTCCGCCTCGCGCTGGCCGGGTTTGCCCAGCTTCCCACCGACGACAAACCCAAGGAGAGCCAGTGA